A genomic region of Candidatus Bathyarchaeota archaeon contains the following coding sequences:
- a CDS encoding aminotransferase class I/II-fold pyridoxal phosphate-dependent enzyme: MHWEKSNRLKKLPPYLFTEIEKIITQKKKEGKNLISFGVGDPDIPPPKFILESLAREALNPKNHNYSFSQGEEEFKKAVAEWYKKRFNVDLNPETEVAALIGSKEGLANISRAFLNPGEKILVPDPAYPVYLNGATLLNDNIPVFMPLLEENNFLPKLNEVNDMENVKMMFLNYPNNPTGAVIDEEKLKEIVEFAKENNLIICYDNAYSEVTFDGYEAPSILQIDEAKDYAIEFHSCSKTFSMTGDRIGFAVGNAELIDGLIKVKSQIDSGPQIYIQKTAVKALESYTSNQPPSYIKERNMVYKERRDYLVKELNSMGLKCEKPKGTFYVWAKCFEDSMSFVKKLLEVDVVATPGVGFGKYGEGYVRFALTIPLDKIKEACERMRKIL; encoded by the coding sequence ATGCATTGGGAAAAATCGAATAGATTAAAAAAGCTTCCACCATACTTATTTACTGAAATAGAGAAAATTATAACTCAAAAAAAGAAAGAAGGGAAAAATTTAATTTCTTTTGGAGTTGGTGATCCAGATATTCCACCGCCAAAATTTATTCTTGAAAGTTTAGCTAGGGAAGCATTAAACCCGAAAAACCATAATTATTCCTTTAGTCAAGGAGAAGAAGAATTTAAAAAAGCTGTAGCTGAATGGTATAAAAAAAGGTTTAATGTAGATTTAAATCCAGAAACTGAAGTTGCAGCTTTGATAGGTTCTAAAGAAGGTTTAGCGAATATTTCAAGAGCTTTTTTAAACCCTGGAGAGAAAATTTTGGTTCCTGACCCTGCTTATCCCGTTTATTTAAATGGTGCTACTTTACTTAACGATAACATACCTGTTTTTATGCCTCTTCTTGAAGAAAACAACTTTTTACCTAAACTAAATGAAGTAAACGATATGGAAAATGTTAAAATGATGTTTTTAAATTATCCAAATAATCCAACTGGAGCAGTTATAGATGAAGAAAAACTTAAAGAGATTGTAGAGTTCGCTAAAGAAAACAATTTAATAATTTGTTATGATAACGCGTACTCTGAAGTAACTTTTGATGGTTATGAAGCCCCAAGCATACTTCAAATAGATGAAGCAAAAGATTACGCTATAGAGTTTCATTCATGCTCTAAAACTTTTAGCATGACTGGTGATAGAATTGGATTTGCAGTGGGTAATGCTGAGCTTATAGATGGATTAATTAAGGTTAAATCTCAAATAGATTCTGGACCACAAATTTATATTCAAAAAACAGCTGTTAAAGCTCTTGAAAGCTACACTTCTAATCAACCACCATCCTACATTAAAGAGAGAAATATGGTTTATAAAGAAAGAAGGGATTACCTTGTTAAAGAATTAAATTCAATGGGGTTAAAATGTGAAAAACCTAAAGGTACATTTTACGTTTGGGCTAAATGCTTTGAAGACTCAATGAGTTTTGTAAAGAAACTTCTTGAAGTTGATGTTGTAGCTACACCAGGAGTAGGGTTCGGAAAATATGGTGAAGGATACGTGAGATTTGCTTTAACTATACCTCTAGATAAAATTAAGGAAGCTTGCGAAAGAATGCGTAAAATTCTGTAA
- a CDS encoding DegT/DnrJ/EryC1/StrS family aminotransferase, with translation MKINEVCFDKEEFKAVEEVLKSGILTDKNGMGPKVLEFEKAFASYIGVKYAIAVSSGTAALHAALMALDLKPKDEIILPSLTFPAAAEAVVLAGATPVFVDINESTYCIDIEGIEEAITKNTKAIIPVHLYGLPADMDPIMELAESKDIVVIEDAAQAHGALYKGRKVGSIGDIGCFSFYATKNMTTGEGGMITTNNKEYAEALRAIRNHGESRANWSTRLGHNYRMSEIQAALGIVQLKKLPEFLEKRRRNAKKLTEELNDLNKLILPDEPEGFTHAWNLYTVRVKGVNATKRNKIVAKLKEKGINAAVYYETPTHLLPFYANINNNYKERNLSKTEKIVHQIFSLPVHPKVSLEDIEYISKNLKKLLGKT, from the coding sequence ATTAAAATTAATGAAGTTTGCTTCGATAAGGAAGAATTTAAAGCTGTTGAAGAAGTTTTGAAAAGTGGTATTTTAACTGATAAAAATGGGATGGGCCCTAAAGTTTTAGAATTTGAAAAAGCTTTCGCTAGTTATATTGGGGTTAAATATGCTATTGCTGTATCGAGCGGGACAGCAGCGCTTCATGCAGCTTTAATGGCTTTAGATTTGAAACCTAAAGATGAAATTATTCTTCCATCTTTAACTTTCCCAGCGGCTGCTGAAGCTGTTGTTTTAGCTGGAGCCACACCTGTCTTCGTAGACATAAATGAAAGCACTTATTGCATAGATATAGAAGGTATAGAAGAGGCTATAACTAAAAATACAAAAGCAATTATTCCAGTACATCTTTATGGTTTACCTGCAGATATGGATCCAATTATGGAATTAGCTGAAAGTAAAGACATAGTTGTAATAGAGGATGCTGCTCAAGCTCATGGCGCTTTATATAAAGGGAGAAAAGTAGGTTCAATAGGTGACATCGGCTGCTTTAGTTTTTATGCTACAAAAAATATGACTACTGGAGAAGGTGGAATGATAACAACAAATAATAAAGAGTATGCTGAAGCTTTAAGAGCTATTAGAAATCATGGAGAATCTAGAGCAAATTGGAGCACTAGACTAGGTCATAATTATAGAATGAGTGAAATTCAAGCTGCTTTAGGAATAGTTCAATTAAAAAAATTGCCTGAATTTCTTGAAAAAAGAAGAAGGAACGCTAAAAAATTAACTGAAGAATTAAATGATTTAAACAAGCTTATTCTTCCGGATGAGCCTGAAGGGTTTACTCATGCATGGAACCTTTACACAGTAAGAGTTAAAGGTGTGAATGCTACAAAAAGAAATAAAATTGTAGCTAAACTTAAAGAAAAAGGAATTAATGCTGCAGTTTACTATGAGACTCCAACACATCTTTTACCTTTTTATGCAAACATAAATAATAATTATAAAGAAAGAAATTTAAGTAAAACAGAGAAAATTGTTCATCAAATTTTTTCGCTTCCAGTTCATCCAAAAGTTTCGCTTGAAGACATAGAATATATAAGTAAAAACTTAAAAAAGCTTCTTGGAAAAACGTAA